In Rhinatrema bivittatum chromosome 1, aRhiBiv1.1, whole genome shotgun sequence, a single genomic region encodes these proteins:
- the LOC115081294 gene encoding olfactory receptor 1044-like: MEERNFTIVVEFTLSGLTDRPNLKLILFPIFLAIYLFTILGNSLLITTISIDFHLHTPMYFFLSNLSFLDICYTSVTVPKMLETFLFVKTTIFFNSCVTQMFCYVALAATECLLLAVMAYDRYVAICYPLRYQLIMSQRVYILLAVGSWVSGFLNSALHTTLTFQLSFCGSLKIDHYFCDIPPLLKLACVDTSVKQIAILMVGGAISLGSFLLTLISYTFIMSTIVRIRSTEGKRKAFSTCASHLFAVTLFFGTIFFMYFRPSTSYTMERDRIVSVFYTIIIPMLNPVIYSFRNKDVKGSMRKVQDRMAEQR, from the exons ATGGAAGAGAGAAACTTTACTATAGTTGTGGAATTCACACTCTCGGGACTCACAGATCGTCCAAATCTCAAGCTCATCCTCTTCCCCATATTTCTAGCTATCTACCTTTTCACCATCCTGGGCAACAGTTTATTGATCACAACAATTAGCATTGACTTCCACCTTCACACTCCTATGTATTTCTTCCTCAGCAATTTATCTTTTTTGGATATATGCTACACTTCTGTCACAGTTCCAAAAATGCTAGAGACCTTCCTGTTTGTTAAGACTACCATTTTCTTCAACAGCTGTGTGACTCAGATGTTTTGCTACGTGGCTTTGGCTGCCACTGAGTGCCTCCTCCTCGCTGTCATGGCCTATGATCGTTATGTTGCTATCTGCTATCCACTGCGCTACCAGCTCATCATGAGCCAGAGAGTTTACATCCTCCTTGCTGTTGGGTCGTGGGTAAGCGGCTTTCTCAACTCTGCCCTCCACACCACCCTGACTTTTCAGCTGTCATTCTGTGGCTCCCTGAAGATTGACCACTACTTCTGTGACATCCCACCACtcctgaagttagcatgtgtgGACACATCTGTCAAACAGATTGCCATCTTGATGGTTGGGGGTGCTATATCCCTTGGATCTTTTCTACTGACACTCATTTCCTATACTTTCATCATGTCCACCATTGTTAGGATCCGCAGCACCGAAGGGAAGCGTAAAGCCTTCTCTACCTGTGCCTCCCATCTCTTTGCAGTGACTCTCTTCTTTGGGACCATCTTCTTCATGTACTTCAGACCCTCCACTAGTTACACCATGGAACGGGACCGGATTGTGTCTGTCTTCTACACTATTATTATTCCCATGTTGAATCCTGTTATCTACAGCTTCAGAAACAAGGATGTTAAGGGGTCCATGAGAAAG gtgcaagacaggatggcagagcagaggtag